A genomic window from Sanguibacter antarcticus includes:
- the dapB gene encoding 4-hydroxy-tetrahydrodipicolinate reductase: MPETINVAVLGAAGRMGRTVCDAIEAAAGLELVARYDAGDDFSVVRESGAHVAVDFTVPGVTEANVHALLDAGIHAVVGTTGWTDESRQRVREHLAQPAVAAARTGVLIAPNFGLSAVLAMTFAARAARYFESVEVIELHHPDKIDAPSGTARHTAAAIAAARADAGMAPSPDATETGHDARGADVDGVRVHAVRLRGLVAHEEILFGNVGEQLSIRQDSFDRVSFMPGVLLAVREVVTRPGLTVGLENVLDLS; this comes from the coding sequence GTGCCCGAGACCATCAACGTCGCAGTCCTCGGTGCTGCCGGACGCATGGGACGTACCGTCTGCGACGCGATCGAGGCGGCAGCCGGGCTCGAGCTGGTCGCCCGGTACGACGCGGGCGACGACTTCTCGGTGGTGCGCGAGTCGGGCGCTCACGTGGCGGTCGACTTCACGGTTCCGGGCGTCACGGAAGCGAACGTGCACGCACTCCTCGACGCAGGGATCCATGCTGTCGTCGGCACGACGGGCTGGACCGACGAGAGCCGCCAGAGAGTGCGAGAGCACCTGGCACAGCCCGCGGTCGCCGCGGCACGCACCGGGGTGCTCATCGCACCGAACTTCGGGCTCTCGGCAGTGCTCGCCATGACCTTCGCAGCTCGCGCTGCTCGGTACTTCGAGTCGGTCGAGGTCATCGAGCTTCACCACCCGGACAAGATCGACGCACCCAGCGGCACCGCGCGGCACACCGCAGCGGCGATCGCGGCTGCGCGTGCCGATGCAGGCATGGCACCGAGCCCCGATGCGACCGAGACCGGGCACGACGCACGCGGGGCGGACGTCGACGGGGTCCGCGTCCATGCCGTGAGGCTGCGAGGCCTCGTCGCGCACGAGGAGATCCTCTTCGGGAACGTCGGCGAACAGCTGTCGATCCGACAGGACTCGTTCGACCGGGTGTCGTTCATGCCAGGCGTCCTGCTCGCTGTCCGTGAGGTGGTCACGAGGCCAGGGCTTACCGTGGGGCTCGAGAACGTCTTGGACCTCTCGTGA
- a CDS encoding M16 family metallopeptidase, with the protein MTWNLPLLPAGSPENELTAGQDGATIRRSVLPGGVRVLSEHMPGLRSATVGAWVGVGSRDETSGHHGSTHFLEHLLFKGTARRSAMDIAEAFDAVGGEANAATGKEHTCYYARVLDSDLPMAVDVITDMVTSARIDPDELETERGVILEELAMNDDDPSDVVHEEFASAVLAGHALGRPIGGTPDAIRAVPRAAVWEHYQWHYRPETLVISAAGGVDHDALVSQVEAALTTGGWNMAPGALPRARRDTSDVVGVGTVGTELTIRRSVEQANVILGSTGLSATDDRRFILSVLSAVLGGGMSSRLFQEIRERRGLAYSTYSFASGHGGTGTFGLYAGCAPTKIDEVTALLVTELDRLADSGITDAELVRSIGQLCGGLVLGLEDTGSRMSRLGKADLVNGELLSIEESLDRVRAVTVDEVQSLAKDLASRPRSIVRVGPFGD; encoded by the coding sequence GTGACATGGAACCTTCCGCTCCTTCCCGCCGGCTCGCCGGAGAATGAGCTGACAGCCGGGCAGGACGGGGCGACGATCCGTCGCTCCGTCCTGCCCGGCGGGGTTCGTGTGCTCAGCGAGCACATGCCCGGCCTGCGCTCGGCCACCGTCGGTGCCTGGGTCGGCGTCGGGTCTCGTGACGAGACGAGCGGGCACCACGGCTCGACTCACTTCCTCGAGCACCTCTTGTTCAAGGGCACCGCGCGCCGCAGCGCGATGGACATCGCCGAGGCGTTCGATGCAGTCGGCGGCGAGGCGAACGCCGCGACCGGCAAAGAGCACACGTGCTACTACGCGCGTGTGCTCGACTCAGACCTGCCCATGGCGGTCGACGTCATCACCGACATGGTCACCTCCGCTCGGATCGACCCGGACGAGCTCGAGACCGAGCGTGGAGTGATCCTCGAAGAGCTCGCGATGAACGACGACGACCCCTCGGACGTCGTCCACGAGGAGTTCGCCTCGGCGGTCCTCGCCGGGCATGCGCTCGGACGCCCGATCGGCGGGACGCCCGACGCGATCCGTGCTGTTCCCCGCGCTGCCGTGTGGGAGCACTACCAGTGGCACTACCGGCCCGAGACGCTCGTCATCTCGGCTGCGGGAGGGGTCGACCACGACGCTCTCGTCAGTCAGGTCGAGGCGGCGCTCACCACGGGTGGCTGGAACATGGCTCCTGGTGCGCTCCCGCGCGCCCGCCGTGACACGAGCGACGTCGTCGGCGTCGGAACCGTCGGGACCGAGCTCACCATCCGTCGCAGCGTCGAGCAGGCGAACGTCATCCTCGGATCGACTGGGCTGTCCGCGACGGACGACCGGCGGTTTATCCTCTCTGTGCTCAGCGCCGTCCTTGGTGGTGGGATGTCCTCGCGCCTCTTCCAGGAGATCCGTGAGCGACGTGGGCTGGCCTACTCGACCTACTCCTTCGCCTCTGGGCACGGTGGCACCGGGACCTTCGGGCTCTACGCCGGCTGCGCCCCCACGAAGATCGACGAGGTGACCGCGCTCCTCGTGACCGAGCTCGACCGTCTCGCAGACTCGGGGATCACCGACGCCGAGCTCGTCCGGAGCATCGGGCAGCTGTGCGGCGGCCTCGTCCTGGGGCTCGAGGACACCGGGTCACGGATGAGTCGGCTAGGGAAAGCCGACCTCGTCAACGGTGAGCTCCTCAGCATCGAAGAGTCGCTCGACCGGGTACGGGCGGTGACCGTCGACGAGGTGCAGTCGTTGGCCAAGGACCTCGCGTCCCGCCCACGATCGATCGTGCGGGTCGGACCCTTCGGGGACTGA